One Actinomycetota bacterium DNA window includes the following coding sequences:
- a CDS encoding ATP-binding cassette domain-containing protein: MQLVATDICHEFSNVRVLDQVSLIVRRGEAVAVVGPSGSGKTTLLSILGGLLSPISGEVAVGFDSGRSDHHVVQHVAWIHQTTNGLMSRPAVDNVALGCLATGATHRRARERALELLDTVDLGGFGDFGTAKLSGGQLQRVAIARALALQAPFILADEPTGQLDAETSGLVVDLLVDQAAHTFGQAVVVATHDALVATRCDRVIRLGGAVSEGGN; encoded by the coding sequence ATGCAACTCGTAGCCACCGATATCTGTCATGAGTTCTCGAACGTGCGCGTTCTCGATCAGGTATCGCTCATAGTTCGCCGCGGAGAAGCCGTGGCCGTCGTCGGTCCGTCGGGGAGCGGCAAGACCACGCTGTTGAGTATCTTGGGCGGACTCCTGTCGCCAATCTCCGGCGAAGTAGCCGTAGGGTTCGATTCCGGTAGGTCGGATCACCATGTTGTCCAGCATGTCGCATGGATCCACCAGACCACGAACGGACTGATGTCGCGCCCGGCGGTCGACAACGTGGCTCTCGGTTGTTTGGCGACTGGGGCGACGCACCGTCGAGCTCGTGAGCGTGCCCTTGAGCTTCTCGATACTGTGGACCTCGGAGGTTTTGGAGACTTCGGGACTGCAAAGTTGTCCGGAGGGCAGTTGCAGCGCGTCGCGATTGCTCGCGCGCTGGCGCTGCAGGCGCCGTTCATACTGGCCGACGAACCAACGGGTCAGCTCGACGCAGAGACCTCCGGGTTGGTAGTGGACCTTCTTGTCGACCAAGCCGCACACACGTTCGGCCAGGCCGTTGTCGTTGCAACTCATGATGCCCTGGTAGCGACAAGGTGCGACCGGGTCATTCGCCTCGGGGGCGCTGTATCCGAGGGTGGAAACTGA